In one Yarrowia lipolytica chromosome 1A, complete sequence genomic region, the following are encoded:
- a CDS encoding uncharacterized protein (Compare to YALI0A16720g, no similarity) translates to MNSVAENAPEDSSVFHDPPETNIHAVLPEPGYRIHTLYKLMAEMLVMAEMQNVYKETTGRTVSDRCHILLTRRNLGPFTQGIYERFLTFPDTQSPVKPVQNWLIQSFRDLNDARKTLLRLSCEAVEPVITSVDEMKSFIKFQFAGAVSEYILIGLPEENINYPADYDLLRRSLDRIYKTLPILNVMAKFRLSIVDRIVLYFGAQNLQSLNQAQFWDQFETVEKLLEFIDESPEPLAQPRDHPGASDVHRCLLTTLIKCLTPRFKKKYNLEKRSLDVFELMNILRGLYIHEAHTKSSRKVIKPTQSVATNLSDLGVGRHGVKQQVSTAKRRRSLEDEEKEEEKKKKKKEEEEEEQKKKIKEEDYLEENRPSLDEVYHNEDMLEGKKPSVQSSSRKSEDSDGSMAFFDKGKVPERAPKQSLEQTGSSNTTIEQIKNAKQAVTDIIKNNPHWCPLCVSIGHNRDMKLYTHAFEDCPLNEMLAITKTESANPTECLTGRLLQKLREFRRLEANSYRPVYTNGVQSIKEGSNHYNSGIGVWFDDQDPGNEGMPCHAESPLETKLMAIVMALRKLQHRPRLNYEIFNDSVTACDLANGYGLPSHFDSPPREVQRLVDEAMFLKDRLLPKKIRITYANRHSPAKGSHIADDLAHEARLKMKTRILRHKQFFWPWR, encoded by the coding sequence ATGAATTCTGTCGCTGAAAATGCTCCAGAAGACAGCTCTGTTTTCCACGACCCTCCGGAGACAAACATCCACGCAGTTTTGCCAGAACCCGGCTACCGAATCCACACCCTGTACAAGCTCATGGCGGAGATGCTGGTGATGGCCGAAATGCAAAATGTATACAAAGAAACGACCGGTCGGACTGTCTCTGACCGTTGCCACATCCTTCTGACCCGAAGAAACCTCGGGCCGTTCACCCAGGGTATCTATGAGCGGTTTCTCACCTTCCCCGACACCCAGTCTCCAGTGAAACCGGTTCAGAACTGGCTCATCCAGTCGTTTCGAGACCTGAACGATGCTCGCAAGACCCTTCTTCGGCTCAGTTGCGAGGCTGTCGAGCCCGTAATTACCTCTGTTGACGAGATGAAGTCGTTCATCAAGTTTCAATTTGCCGGAGCTGTCTCGGAGTATATCCTGATCGGCCTGCCTGAAGAAAACATCAACTATCCCGCAGATTACGACCTACTGCGACGCTCTCTGGACCGAATCTACAAAACCTTGCCCATTCTAAATGTCATGGCCAAGTTCAGACTATCCATCGTTGACCGAATTGTGCTCTATTTTGGAGCCCAGAACTTGCAGAGTCTGAACCAGGCGCAGTTCTGGGACCAATTTGAAACCGTCGAGAAGCTCCTTGAGTTCATTGACGAGTCGCCCGAGCCCCTGGCCCAGCCTCGAGACCATCCGGGAGCCTCCGACGTTCACCGATGTCTCCTTACCACCTTGATCAAGTGTCTGACTCCCCggttcaagaagaagtacaaCCTGGAGAAGCGTTCCCTCGATGTTTTCGAGCTGATGAACATCCTGCGGGGTCTCTACATCCACGAAGCTCACACAAAGTCCTCACGGAAGGTGATCAAGCCCACGCAGTCTGTAGCTACTAACTTGTCGGATCTTGGAGTTGGGAGACACGGAGTCAAGCAGCAAGTGTCCACCGCAAAGCGGCGACGATCtctggaggatgaggagaaggaggaggagaagaagaagaaaaagaaggaagaagaagaagaggagcagaagaagaaaatTAAGGAAGAAGATTATCTCGAGGAAAATCGACCGTCTCTTGATGAGGTCTACCACAATGAGGATATGTTGGAAGGGAAGAAGCCGAGTGTCCAGTCTAGTTCTCGAAAATCGGAAGACAGTGATGGAAGCATGGCATTTTTCGACAAAGGCAAGGTTCCTGAACGGGCTCCTAAGCAGAGTCTTGAACAGACTGGTTCGTCTAACACCACTATCGAACAAATCAAAAATGCCAAACAAGCCGTGACGgacatcatcaagaacaaTCCCCATTGGTGTCCCCTTTGCGTCTCAATTGGTCACAACCGCGACATGAAGCTGTACACTCACGCCTTTGAAGATTGTCCTCTCAACGAGATGCTGGCAATCACCAAAACCGAGTCCGCCAATCCTACCGAGTGCCTGACCGGTCGTCTGCTCCAAAAGCTCCGCGAGTTCCGCCGGCTCGAGGCCAACTCATACCGTCCTGTCTACACCAATGGAGTCCAGTCAATCAAGGAAGGAAGTAATCATTACAACAGTGGCATCGGTGTTTGGTTTGACGACCAGGACCCCGGGAATGAGGGAATGCCCTGCCACGCCGAAAGCCCCCTCGAGACCAAGCTCATGGCCATTGTAATGGCCCTTCGAAAGCTGCAGCATCGACCTCGCCTTAACTACGAGATCTTCAACGACAGTGTGACCGCCTGCGATCTCGCCAACGGCTACGGTCTTCCTAGTCACTTTGACTCCCCTCCGCGGGAGGTGCAGAGGCTGGTCGACGAGGCCATGTTTCTCAAGGACCGTCTCCTGCCTAAAAAGATCCGAATCACCTACGCCAATCGCCA
- a CDS encoding uncharacterized protein (Converted to coding from non-coding YALI0A16753g, weakly similar to uniprot|Q04740 Saccharomyces cerevisiae YMR234w RNH1 ribonuclease H RnaseH domain protein) → MLRRYHQLDCAERFRQNPKLTASEHIVVVLKSEIWISSSTPLNVTFVELDVSHTPSVPGPEALSDTSVTTRASGEEVSLMVSPITSPTLTVTTQASEEEVPPITSPAPAYPTYLWMVNDVHRFESREAAEEFMGSTVFQTYNTSDNSYLSVFGERIYKVYTDGGYGVWFGENHPDNVAASLRGGNQCSQQAELQALVDAYRITCDRQDGRIYEIHCDCQTAIDLVNISCLNYCRFRSTVDKIRQYKQRSNATIFLLRVLGHNGDPGNERAHYLANMGRKSCFKQDYPCVNGALRHLMGQGTSGPRVWVNY, encoded by the exons ATGCTGCGGAGATACCATCAGCTGGATTGTGCTGAACGTTTCAGACAGAACCCGAAGTTGACCGCGTCTGAACACATTGTGGTTGTTCTGAAGAGTGAGATATGGA TCAGCTCCTCGACGCCTCTGAATGTGACTTTTGTCGAGCTTGACGTCTCCCACACCCCTTCTGTCCCTGGACCTGAAGCACTCTCAGATACGTCCGTCACAACACGGGCGTCTGGGGAGGAGGTGTCTCTTATGGTGTCTCCTATCACTTCACCAACTTTGACCGTCACAACACAGGCgtctgaggaggaggtgccTCCTATCACCTCACCAGCTCCGGCCTATCCCACGTATCTCTGGATGGTCAA CGACGTCCACCGGTTCGAGTCGCGAGAAGCTGCCGAAGAGTTTATGGGAAGCACCGTGTTCCAGACCTACAACACCTCCGATAACAGCTATCTGTCTGTCTTTGGAGAAAGGATCTACAAGGTGTACACCGACGG TGGGTACGGAGTTTGGTTCGGAGAGAACCATCCTGACAACGTGGCTGCCTCTCTTCGAGGAGGAAACCAGTGTTCCCAGCAGGCAGAATTACAGGCCCTTGTAGATGCGTATAGAATCACCTGTGACCGCCAGGACGGACGAATCTATGAGATTCACTGCGATTGCCAGACGGCCATCGATCTCGTCAACATCTCGTGTCTCAACTACTGCCGATTCAGGTCTACCGTCGACAAGATTCGCCAGTACAAACAGCGATCCAACGCGACAATCTTTCTTCTGAGGGTTCTGGGACACAATGGGGACCCTGGAAACGAACGTGCCCATTACCTTGCCAACATGGGCCGAAAGAGCTGCTTCAAACAGGACTATCCCTGTGTGAATGGAGCTCTCCGACATTTGATGGGCCAAGGAACCTCCGGGCCTAGAGTCTGGGTTAATTACTAA
- a CDS encoding uncharacterized protein (Compare to YALI0A16775g, weakly similar to uniprot|P47017 Saccharomyces cerevisiae YJL124c LSM1 Sm-like (Lsm) protein, similar to Saccharomyces cerevisiae LSM1 (YJL124C); ancestral locus Anc_1.230) has translation METREDGLLPSQAFTTAAALLPVIDRKVVVTLRGGRKFFGILRSFDQFANLVLQDTYEKYFAVPEKVYGEEYRGTYIIRGENVELMGEVNLDEDLAAIDYEEKNGVTVNGYKKVEFAEAKKLALKTMQKEAKEIKAKNELLMGI, from the exons ATGGAGACCAGAGAAGATGGATTATTGCCATCTCAGGCCTTCACCACAGCCGCGGCTCTGCTGCCGGTTATTGATC GaaaagtggtggtgactCTACGAGGAGGCCGCAAGTTTTTCGGCATTCTGCGATCGTTCGACCAGTTTGCCAACCTGGTGCTTCAGGACACTTACGAAAAGTACTTTGCCGTGCCCGAAAAGGTGTACGGAGAGGAGTACCGAGGCACGTACATCATTCGAGGAGAGAACGTGGAGCTCATGGGCGAGGTGAACCTGGACGAGGATCTGGCGGCTATTGACTacgaggagaagaatgGCGTCACTGTGAATGGATACAAAAAGGTGGAGTttgccgaggccaagaaacTGGCTCTCAAGACAATGCAAAAGGAGGCAAAGGAAATCAAGGCCAAAAACGAGCTTCTCATGGGTATTTAG
- a CDS encoding uncharacterized protein (Compare to YALI0A16797g, weakly similar to uniprot|Q92331|VPS5_YEAST Vacuolar protein sorting-associated protein(YOR069w)), which produces MAEYEDLAASHWDDAPSLSTNAAPAPSRDLANLTIHNIDGDKTELVGPEESGPATGGTGGSHAHGHKTTVDDLFDHSTAAMPEPQPSQASEFDHDLLADSSVDRPAYQAAVSSPKRKPILKQVRRGKGKGKGKNLLSSSVLVVEDDDDVTNPLLLNDATKVTDREAESSPASAARKSQLGGLHVKAEIGESPVAGFKSKLDSDLHEFHDVPLEQGGAASAAAGGAEGGADAADAADSETVAQNQAPVAAYTFEISVGDPIKVGDITSSHTVYTVSTKTNHPNFKTDAGSVTRRYSDFRWLFHALENKHPGIVVPPPPDKQAVGRFNEDFVEARRAALETMLQKVARHHLLQDDPDLQLFLQSEQLNQDIKHSHSAPGVAGSSEEEAWIEEGSGSGLMSSLSSSFSFSKSFIETDPWFSDKRGYVDVLESHLKSMSRGLELVVHQRKDLAESMGDVAAVLSSLGTVEISKHLSNVLYQFSDAVERIKEICARQSQQDMVTLGSTMDEYLRVIGSVRSTFSQRSKHFQVIQNIESELTKRKANLDKLLRQGKTQQQRLNVLKDQVQEYEKKLVNAKVKFDDVSSTIKKEVDVRFENEKFDDFRNAIEIFLENAVETQKEAIEVWETFYSRAFPN; this is translated from the coding sequence ATGGCGGAATACGAGGATCTGGCGGCGTCTCATTGGGACGACGCCCCGTCGTTGTCGACCAACGCGGCACCTGCgccgtcacgtgatctggCCAATCTGACCATCCACAACATCGATGGAGACAAGACCGAGCTCGTTGGCCCCGAGGAGAGTGGGCCGGCGACGGGCGGTACGGGCGGCAGCCATGCGCACGGCCACAAAACCACCGTGGACGACCTGTTTGACCATTCGACCGCGGCGATGCCCGAGCCGCAGCCCAGCCAGGCGTCCGAGTTTGACCACGACCTTCTGGCAGACTCGTCTGTCGACCGGCCGGCGTATCAGGCGGCGGTGTCGTCTCCCAAACGCAAGcccattctcaagcaggTGCGACGTggcaagggcaagggcaagggcaaAAATCTGCTGTCCAGCTCggtcttggtggtggaggacgacgacgatgtgACCAACCCTCTGTTGTTGAACGACGCCACCAAGGTCACCGACCGGGAGGCCGAGTCCAGTCCCGCGTCCGCAGCCCGAAAGAGCCAGCTGGGCGGTCTGCATGTCAAGGCCGAAATTGGAGAGTCGCCCGTTGCCGGCTTCAAGTCCAAACTCGACTCGGACCTGCATGAGTTCCATGACGTGCCTCTGGAGCAGGGCGGAGCTGCATCTGCCGCCGCCGGAGGAGCCGAAGGAGGAGCCGATGCTGCTGACGCCGCGGACTCCGAGACCGTGGCCCAAAACCAGGCGCCTGTGGCTGCCTACACTTTCGAAATTTCCGTGGGTGACCCAATCAAGGTCGGTGACATCACATCCTCCCACACGGTGTACACGGTGTCgaccaagaccaaccaCCCCAACTTTAAGACAGACGCGGGATCGGTGACCCGCCGATACTCTGATTTCCGGTGGCTGTTCCATGCGCTGGAAAACAAGCATCCCGGTATCGTGGTGCCTCCTCCCCCGGACAAGCAGGCCGTGGGACGGTTCAACGAGGACTTTGTGGAGGCCCGACGAGCTGCGCTGGAGACTATGCTTCAAAAGGTTGCCCGCCACCATCTGCTGCAGGACGACCCTGACCTGCAGCTGTTTCTGCAGTCCGAGCAGCTGAACCAAGACATTAAGCACTCGCACAGTGCGCCTGGAGTTGCTGGAAGcagcgaggaggaggcgtGGATCGAGGAGGGGTCCGGATCGGGACTCATGTCGTCcctgtcgtcgtcgttctccttctccaagtcGTTCATCGAGACCGACCCCTGGTTCTCGGACAAGCGGGGTTACGTGGACGTGCTGGAGTCGCATCTCAAGAGCATGTCGCGCGggctggagctggtggtGCATCAGCGCAAAGACCTGGCCGAGTCCATGGGTGACGTGGCTGCTGTTTTGTCGTCTCTGGGCACCGTGGAGATCTCCAAGCATCTGTCCAACGTGCTGTACCAGTTCAGTGACGCCGTGGAGCGAATCAAGGAGATTTGTGCCCGTCAGAGCCAGCAGGATATGGTAACGCTGGGCTCTACTATGGATGAGTACCTGCGTGTGATTGGGTCTGTGCGGTCGACTTTTTCTCAGCGGTCCAAGCATTTCCAGGTGATTCAAAACATTGAGTCTGAGCTGACCAAGCGCAAGGCCAACCTCGACAAGCTGTTGCGGCAGGGCAAGACCCAACAGCAGCGGCTCaacgtgctcaaggaccagGTGCAGGAGTACGAAAAGAAGCTGGTCAACGCCAAGGTCAAGTTTGACGACGTGAGCAGcaccatcaagaaggaggtggatgTGCGGTTTGAGAATGAAAAGTTTGATGACTTCCGAAACGCCATTGAGATTTTCTTGGAAAACGCCGTCGAGAcccagaaggaggccaTTGAGGTCTGGGAAACCTTTTATTCTCGTGCTTTCCCCAACTAG